The Garra rufa chromosome 8, GarRuf1.0, whole genome shotgun sequence genome has a segment encoding these proteins:
- the rsph1 gene encoding radial spoke head 1 homolog, whose protein sequence is MSDIGSEEFDDEQGSLGEYEGDRNEAGERHGQGKAVLPNGDTYQGAYENGKRCGQGIYKFKNGARYIGEWYMNLKHGQGVFYYPDGSKYEGSWVDDQRQGHGVYTYPNGDTYDGEWLHHQRHGQGTYSHHDTGSQYMGTWIMGKMESTGELIHLNHRYQGNFVSNNPSGPGKYVFDIGCEQHGEYFQLEQEKGEAEEDETVITTTLKWKPKAVTGLSVWTNEKDSVTSAQAVVEE, encoded by the exons ATGTCAGACATTGGCTCTGAAGAGTTTGACGACGAGCAAGGCTCTCTGGGG GAGTATGAGGGAGACAGAAATGAAGCTGGAGAGAGACATGGACAGGGCAAAGCTGTCCTGCCGAATGGAGACACTTACCAAGGAGCTTATGAAAACGGCAAGAGATGTGGCCAG GGGATATATAAGTTCAAGAATGGGGCCAGGTACATTGGAGAATGGTACATGAATTTAAAACATGGACAGGGTGTGTTTTATTACCCAGATGGCTCCAAATATGAAG GAAGCTGGGTGGATGACCAGCGGCAGGGTCATGGTGTTTACACATACCCCAATGGAGACACATATGACGGTGAATGGCTGCACCATCAAag ACATGGACAGGGTACATATTCACATCACGACACAGGCTCTCAGTACATGGGCACATGGATCATGGGTAAGATGGAGTCCACCGGGGAACTGATCCATCTGAACCACAGATATCAGGGCAACTTTGTCAGTAATAAT CCCTCTGGTCCAGGGAAGTATGTGTTTGACATTGGGTGTGAGCAGCATGGAGAGTATTTCCAGCTAGAACAG GAAAAAGGGGAAGCAGAGGAAGATGAGACTGTCATAACCACCACCTTGAAGTGGAAACCCAAGGCAGTTA